The genomic window TGCTGCCAGCTGATCAATCACCGCACGCAAGGCCGCCTGCATGGTGTCTGCGTTGAGCGGCGCGCTGATTTCCGCCGAACCGGCATGGCCGGGAAGTTCGATGGCGATCTGGCTGCGTGGGTCCATCGGCAAGCTGCCTACCGGCAACGGTGCCTGGCCCGGCGCGTGGATATGCAGCACGGCTTCGTCGCTGCCGCGTTGCAACCACGCTGCGACTTCACCTACCGGCGTATCGACGATGCGCCGTGACCAACCGGGCAGCTCGCGCGCGGCCAGCGCCACCGGTGTTGTTGGCGCCGACGTGGCCTGCTGCAGGATGGCATCCATGCGCCGATGCAGCCCTTCCACGCCATCGGGCTCTTCCACACTGATCACGTTGTCCGGCAAGGCTGGCAGGCGCTGCCGATGGCTCAGCAGTACATCGTCGTGGCGATAGATCAGCCAGCTCGGGCAACGCAGCTCACCCACGCGCTGCCGTTCGGTATAGCGGAACGCGGCGCCGTAGCCACTGCGGTAATTGTCGCCGACATCGAGGATGTCCATCGCTGCATCATGCGTACCCTGCGCGTCATAGGGTTGCAGCGCGATCGCGCACTCCGCCGAAGGATCGCACCACGGGAAGAAGTACAGCTGCTCGCGCATGCGCGACCACAGCCAACGCAGGTGCCCGCCGTCCCAGCTCGGCACGAACGGCGGCAGGTAGCGGTCGGTATAGCGCGCGCGTTCGGCATCGTTGAACAAGGCATAGCCATCGATGATCAGGCAGTGCAGACGCTGCGGTGCAATCCAGGCCAGGTGCATGCCGATCAGGCCGCCGGTATGCATGCCGAACAAGGCGAAGCGCTCGATGCCGAGTGCATCGGCAAGCTCCAGCGTGGCCTCGGCAAAACGGTCGACGCCCGGCGCGGCGTCTGCCAATGCATCGGAATGACCAAAGCCCGGTGTGTCCGGTGCGATCACCGTATAGCGGTCCGCGAAGCGTTCGATCATCTGCAACCACATGCGCGAATTCTGTGGCGATTGATGCAGCAGCATCAGCACCGGGCCCTGCCCTGCGTAGCGGTAATGCACGGTGCGATCACCAATACGGATGAACTGGCGATGGCTGCTTGCTGCGTTCGACATGGGTGTGTCCACGGTGGCGATAATCACTATTGTTATATCAATAATTCAATTAAGTCCGCGTTTGATGCAACGCAGGGATTCGCCCATCAAGTAAATGTGCTGCAACCGCAGCAAAATCCCGCAAATGACTTATCAACCAAACCTATAGAACAAAGAAACTTCCCCATTCACTTTCTATAAAACGATCAATTTCAGCTAGATACGCCTGATTTCAGGTGCGTGGAGCAGGCGTAAAAAACCTGCAATAGTCCGGTTGATTGTCCGGACAAATGGCGGAATACTCATTAGGAAGCATTGATATATCTATATAGCGATGCTTGCCCCCACCCGAACGAGCTTTTCCTTCATCACGCTACGAGGCGAGTCATGAAAGATGTTCTGTACCGGAGTGCTTTGACTGTTGCGATCATGACGGCCATCGGCAGCGGCGATGCCTACGCCCAGTCGTCCGAAAAAGAAGCCGTGCAGCTGGACCAGGTCAGCGTGACCGCCCAGCGACGCGAAGAACAGATCCAGAAAACACCGCTCAGCATGAGCGTGATCAGCGGCCCGGCATTGGACCGCATGCAGATCAAGCGCGTGGATGACATCAAGTTCACCACCCCCAACATCATCATCGAGCAGAACACCGGCACCAGCTCTGGCGCCAAGATCATCATGCGCGGCGTCGGTGCCGACGAGTCGATGTTCACCAATGACCCGGCCGTGGCGCTGTACATCGACGATGTCTATATCGCCCGCCAGAACGGCGCCATGCTCGACCTCTACGACGTGGACCGCATCGAAGTGTTGCGCGGCCCGCAAGGCACGCTGTATGGCCGCAATGCCACCGGCGGCGCCATCCGCTACATCTCCAAGAAGCCGACCGGCGAGGACAAACTCAGCTTCGATGGCAGCATTGGCAACCTCGGCCGCCTGGATGGCCGCGCGATGTTCGCCACCCGCATCGGTGAAACCCTGGACGTGTCGGCAGCAGTATTGAGCCGCAACCGCGACGGCATCATGCATGACATCACCAACGACCGTTGGGTCAACGACCAGAAGGTGCTGGCCGGGCGGCTGTCGTTTGCCAGCACTTGGGGCGAGTCGTCCTATGCCACGCTGAGCATCGACCGTCTGCGCGAACGCTCCACCCCGGCCTGGGGCACGCCGGTAGCGCTGGACAAGGCAACCGACACCGTAACGCCCAAGCTGGGCAGCTATTACAAGACCGAGACCGATACGCGCGGCATCAACGACCTCGACCAGTTCGGCGTGGCCTTGACCAACGAAACCGACTTCGGCGCGTTCTCCTGGCGCAGCATCCTGCACTACCGCACGCTGGACCACCACTTCTACATGGACGTGGATGGCACCAACCAGATGCGTTACCACCTGGAGCAGGACCAGAAGCAGAACCAGAAGGGCTACGAAGCGCAGTTCACCTCGCAGCTGGATGGCCCCTTCAGCTGGGTGGCTGGCGTGTTCGCCTTCTGGGAACACAACAACCAGCCAACCCGCAATGACATCTTCACCCGCGGCGGCACCAACTTCGTCGAGCAGGATACGTCAGCCTACGCGGCCTACGCGCAGGGCAACTACAAGTTCACCGACAAGCTGACCCTGACCCTGGGCGGCCGCTACAGCTACGAAAACAAGGACTTCTCGGTACGCTCGGTGAAGGCCAACGGCGACCCGAACTACAGTAAGGCGCTTGAAAAGAGCTGGAACCGCCCGGACTGGAAAGTGCTGCTGTCCTATGACTTCAGCGACAACGTGATGGGCTATGCCAGCGTCACCACCGGCTTCAAGAGCGGTGGCTTCAACGGCCGTGGCACCACCTATGCCACCGTCACTCCGGTGGATGCGGAAACGCTGCGAGCGTACGAGGTCGGCGTGAAGTCGACGCTGTGGGACAACCGGCTGCGCTTGAATGCGGACTACTACCGTCTGGACTACGACGGCATCCAGCTCACCGCGGTGAACTCAGATGGCGTGTTCGTGATGACCAACGCCACCGGTGCGCTGATCCAGGGTTTCGAAGTTGAAGCGCAGGCGCAGCTGACCAGCAAGCTGCGCGTGGATGCCAGCATCGGCACCATCGACGGCGAGTACAAGGACTATGCGGCGGTCAACGCCGCCTACTTCAACGGCCGTTCGATGAAGAGCTCGCCGGACATGCAGTGGACCCTGGCCGGCACCTACGTGCAGCCGGTCGGCGATGCCGACCTGGTGTTCAGCGCGCAGGCCCGCCACACCGATGAGTACTACCAGAACCAGGACACCTCTCGGCTGATCATGACCCGCGCCAATACCGAGTACAACGCGCGCATCTCCTACGAGCCGCGTGATGCCAACTGGTCGGTGGCGGCCTGGGGCAAGAACCTGAGCAACGAGTTCTCCTCCACCGGTGGCTTCGATATCGCCGGCCTGGGCATCGGCGTGATCTACCCGAACGTGCCGCGCACCTACGGCGTCGAGTTCAAGTACCGCTTCTGGTAAGCCCGAGCCGTTTGCTGCACCCATCGCTCCCAACCGGGAGCGATGTCTTTTGGAGAACACGATGGATTACCAATTGCTGTTGTTGTTGCACCTGTTGATCGGCGGCTACTGGCTGGGCGGTGACCTAGGCGTGTTCTACATCGCCGGCAAGATCGCCGATCCGGCGCAACCGTTGCCGGTGCGCCTGTTTTCGGCCAAGGCGATGATGCTGCTGGACATGATTCCGCGTACCTGTCTGATCATGGCGCTGGGCACCGGCCTCACCATCGCCAGCAAGGCCGGCCTGCTGCCGCTCGAAGGTTGGCTGTGGCTGGTATGGCTGGGCACCCTGGCCTGGTTGGGTTTGGCCTGGGCAGCCTTCATCAAGGAACACTCCGCAGCAGGACTGCACATCGCCCGCGTCGATTTCTATCTGCGCCTGCTGGTGCTGGTGGGCTGTGTCGCGGCCGGCATTGATGCCTTGAGCGATGGCGGCTTCATCGCACAGAGCCGCTGGCTGGGCGCCAAGCTGATCCTGTTCGCCGGCATCATCAGCATGGGCCTGCTGGTACGCATCCAGCTGCGTCCATTCGGCCCGCTGTTCGGCAAGGTGGTCACCGGTACCGCCAGCGATGCCGACCAGCAATCACTCAAGCAACTGGTGGCACGGGTGAAGATCCCGGTGCTGTGCATCTGGATGATCATCCTGGCCATCATGGTATTGGGCAAGCTCAAGCCGTTCTGAGTTGTGCTGCATGCTGTGAACAGCAAAGGCCCGCGTAAGCGGGCCTTTGTTGTTGTGCAGCCCCTCACGATGCCATGGCCGTCGTAGGAGCGGCGTAAGCCGCGAAGCCCGCACATCATCAGATTGCACAACTGTCCGCGACTTCAACAATGTCGGCTTCGCGGCTGACGCCGCTCCTACAGGAAACTCGCGGTCCGCGCCTGCGCTGACACTTGCTTTTTTTCTTTGTGGGAGCGGCGTCAGCCGCGAAGCAAGCGCATCATCAGATGGCACAACTGCCAATGACTTCAGCAATGTCAGCTTCGCGGCTTACGCCGCTCCTACAACAAGCGCGGCGCTGCAGCTACCATTCACTCAAACCAGCCCGCGCACCACCGAAGAATCCTGCCCAGGCACCTGCGTACCTTCGCCCTCGCCTGCCGCCGCCGCATGTGCCAGGCGCCGCTCATCGCGTACGAAGAACGAGGCCAGCAGACCGATCGCCACCAGCACCGCAATCACCGTAAACGCAACGTGGTAGTTGCCGAAGTGATCGAACATCACCGCGGTCAGCCAGATCCCCAGGCCGGCCGAGGTGGCATCCATCAAGGAGATGGTGCCGAGGATCTTGCCGGCGGCGCTGAGCCCGAATGCCTCGACGATCTGCAGCTGCAGGATCGCGTACAGACCGCCCCAGCCCAGCCCCATCACGATCAAGCCGGTCCACAGCAGGTCGCGGTGCTGCAGGGCGATGATCACCGCGCCCACCGCCATCAAGGCCACGTTGCAGACGAACACCTTCTTGGCCGTGGTCACGTCGGCCAGGAAGCCGAACAGGAACTTGCCGACCATGCCCAACCCAAACAGCAGGAACATGCCGTTGCCCGCCTGCTCACCACTGAAACCCAGGTCCTTCATGTTGAGGATCAGGTGCGAGGACAGCGACATGATTCCCCAGAACGTGGTCACCGCCACTACCGCCAATGCCCAGAAGGTGCGGGTGCGCAGGGCCTGACCATAACTGAGGTCGGGCAGGCTGCTGCTGCAACCGGGCGCGCCGGCGCTGCTGGTCTGGCCCTCGCCCCAGCGGCGCAGCCCCTTGCCATCGGGCGAGCGCACCAGCGCCAGGCACAGCACGAACAGCGCTACCGGTATCACCGCCATCAGCAGGAAGCTGCCGCGCCAACCGTGTTCGGGCAACAGCGCGATGATGATCTTGGGTACCAGCATGCCGCCCAGGCTGCTGCCGACCAGGGCGATGCCCAGCGCGGTGCCACGGCGGGTCTGGAACCACTGCGAGACCATGATCACCGCCACGCTCAGGCCGCTGCTGACCACCACCGCGGCGAAACCAACATGGATCAGATAGACGTGGGCGATGGAATGCACCTGCGAGTAGGCCGCATACAGCACCGCCAGCAGCAGGCTGCCGAACAAGGCCAGGCTGCGCACGCCGATGCGGTCGATCAGCGCGCCGACAAAGGGCGACATCAGTGCCGCCAGCAGCAGGTTGAACATGTCGCGGAACTTGAGCTGGCCACGGCTCCAGCCGAATTCATCCAGCAGTGACGGGTCGAAGGCGGTTATCCCGGTCATGGTCATGCCATTGGAGATCGCCAGCATCAGCATGGCCACGATGCAGATCAGCCACGGGTAGAAACGTTTCATCGGCACACCTGTTACGGGAGGGGTGAACGGGGAACGCATGCCACTACAACAATGTCCGGACAAAGAATGGCACAGTCCGGCCGCCGGATGTAGCCCGAACCGCGGATTGCGGCATCGGTCAAATATAGTTATATAGATATATCATTAAGATTATTCTGAGCTGCCAGGCCTGCTGCCGTGGACCCGTTCACCACCCAATCCCTGGAGGGCGTCCTCCGCCGCGACGTGCACGCGCCGCTCTATCACCAGCTGCAGTGCTTCCTGCGCGGGCTGATCGAGCGCGGCGAGATCGGCGATGGCGAGCAGTTGCCACGCGAGGAAGAGCTGGCCCGGCGCCTGCGCATCTCGCGGGTGACGGTGCGCCAGGCCCTGCAGCTGCTGGCCGATGATGGCCTGCTGGTACGCCAGCGCGGCCGTGGCACCCGCGTGGTCGGCGGCAAGGTCCGCACCTCGACCATCCCCATGCCGCTGAAGACGCCGCTCGGCGAGCTGCTACACACGCTGGACACGCTGGCAGGCAACACCCAAGTGCGGCTGCTCGGCTGGGAACGCATCGTGCCGCCCGAGCCCATCCGCGAACTGTTTGGCAGCGCGGCCGATGAGCCACTGGTGCGCTGCGTGCGCGTGCGCAGCCGCCATGGTCATCCTTTCGGCTACTACGGCAGCTGGACCCGCACCGTGCATCCGGATTTCAACGCCGAAAACCTGGCCTATGGCTCGCGCATCGACCTGTTCCGCCGCTGCGGCATCGAAGTGGTCAAGGTGCAGCAGACCGTGTCCGCCAAGCGGGTGGGCGCGCTGTCGGCCATGCACCTGCAGATGTCGACCGGCCAGGCGGTGATGACGCTTGACCGCCGTTCCTACGATGCCAACCAGCAGTTGCAGGATCTGCTGGAAATCCAATACC from Stenotrophomonas nitritireducens includes these protein-coding regions:
- a CDS encoding alpha/beta fold hydrolase, coding for MSNAASSHRQFIRIGDRTVHYRYAGQGPVLMLLHQSPQNSRMWLQMIERFADRYTVIAPDTPGFGHSDALADAAPGVDRFAEATLELADALGIERFALFGMHTGGLIGMHLAWIAPQRLHCLIIDGYALFNDAERARYTDRYLPPFVPSWDGGHLRWLWSRMREQLYFFPWCDPSAECAIALQPYDAQGTHDAAMDILDVGDNYRSGYGAAFRYTERQRVGELRCPSWLIYRHDDVLLSHRQRLPALPDNVISVEEPDGVEGLHRRMDAILQQATSAPTTPVALAARELPGWSRRIVDTPVGEVAAWLQRGSDEAVLHIHAPGQAPLPVGSLPMDPRSQIAIELPGHAGSAEISAPLNADTMQAALRAVIDQLAAGQAIAVHAHEAAVAYVPALADWLGTRLTEVVLHKPWLLQPDECETLLARLPDPRIHAAGGHMAEAWQWERERHLLWPWLQPSAAARRMVTAPDTAQVHANVVELLRIGAQLPELFKGDALAGCDQQLLALQVPVTLHAQPQDDYQGRTAALAAKLAAR
- a CDS encoding GntR family transcriptional regulator; the encoded protein is MDPFTTQSLEGVLRRDVHAPLYHQLQCFLRGLIERGEIGDGEQLPREEELARRLRISRVTVRQALQLLADDGLLVRQRGRGTRVVGGKVRTSTIPMPLKTPLGELLHTLDTLAGNTQVRLLGWERIVPPEPIRELFGSAADEPLVRCVRVRSRHGHPFGYYGSWTRTVHPDFNAENLAYGSRIDLFRRCGIEVVKVQQTVSAKRVGALSAMHLQMSTGQAVMTLDRRSYDANQQLQDLLEIQYRPDQLRYQMRLDYEANNPETSA
- a CDS encoding MFS transporter encodes the protein MKRFYPWLICIVAMLMLAISNGMTMTGITAFDPSLLDEFGWSRGQLKFRDMFNLLLAALMSPFVGALIDRIGVRSLALFGSLLLAVLYAAYSQVHSIAHVYLIHVGFAAVVVSSGLSVAVIMVSQWFQTRRGTALGIALVGSSLGGMLVPKIIIALLPEHGWRGSFLLMAVIPVALFVLCLALVRSPDGKGLRRWGEGQTSSAGAPGCSSSLPDLSYGQALRTRTFWALAVVAVTTFWGIMSLSSHLILNMKDLGFSGEQAGNGMFLLFGLGMVGKFLFGFLADVTTAKKVFVCNVALMAVGAVIIALQHRDLLWTGLIVMGLGWGGLYAILQLQIVEAFGLSAAGKILGTISLMDATSAGLGIWLTAVMFDHFGNYHVAFTVIAVLVAIGLLASFFVRDERRLAHAAAAGEGEGTQVPGQDSSVVRGLV
- a CDS encoding TonB-dependent receptor, which produces MKDVLYRSALTVAIMTAIGSGDAYAQSSEKEAVQLDQVSVTAQRREEQIQKTPLSMSVISGPALDRMQIKRVDDIKFTTPNIIIEQNTGTSSGAKIIMRGVGADESMFTNDPAVALYIDDVYIARQNGAMLDLYDVDRIEVLRGPQGTLYGRNATGGAIRYISKKPTGEDKLSFDGSIGNLGRLDGRAMFATRIGETLDVSAAVLSRNRDGIMHDITNDRWVNDQKVLAGRLSFASTWGESSYATLSIDRLRERSTPAWGTPVALDKATDTVTPKLGSYYKTETDTRGINDLDQFGVALTNETDFGAFSWRSILHYRTLDHHFYMDVDGTNQMRYHLEQDQKQNQKGYEAQFTSQLDGPFSWVAGVFAFWEHNNQPTRNDIFTRGGTNFVEQDTSAYAAYAQGNYKFTDKLTLTLGGRYSYENKDFSVRSVKANGDPNYSKALEKSWNRPDWKVLLSYDFSDNVMGYASVTTGFKSGGFNGRGTTYATVTPVDAETLRAYEVGVKSTLWDNRLRLNADYYRLDYDGIQLTAVNSDGVFVMTNATGALIQGFEVEAQAQLTSKLRVDASIGTIDGEYKDYAAVNAAYFNGRSMKSSPDMQWTLAGTYVQPVGDADLVFSAQARHTDEYYQNQDTSRLIMTRANTEYNARISYEPRDANWSVAAWGKNLSNEFSSTGGFDIAGLGIGVIYPNVPRTYGVEFKYRFW